The following are encoded in a window of Castanea sativa cultivar Marrone di Chiusa Pesio chromosome 5, ASM4071231v1 genomic DNA:
- the LOC142635340 gene encoding uncharacterized protein LOC142635340: MPFTWSKTDRVEGRMRIRLDRALGMPFIIGMPFTWRLLFHGATVHHSSMSTSDHSMLSLRLKDDRHSRRTDKKLFQFEEMWLSDPRCSEVVQESWQEGLSKSDGLHITNCLETCRARLQTWNKTEYGHVGRKIQYLHKKLQMLENQAHCVETDREIYEVRKMLNTWLDAENTMWKQRSRNFWLTDGDRNTSFFHTKATNRKQRNTIHGICDSDGNWQEDDQQVENIIVGYFTDIFRTQGETDSTTLIEAIEPVVTTNMNDSLTQEFNAEEVHSFKTDAPQEISRT, from the coding sequence ATGCCATTTACATGGTCAAAAACCGATCGTGTGGAAGGGCGAATGAGAATAAGACTTGATAGGGCTCTTGGCATGCCATTCATCATTGGCATGCCATTTACATGGAGATTGCTCTTTCATGGTGCTACCGTCCATCACAGCTCTATGTCAACATCCGACCATTCCATGCTCTCTCTCCGCCTTAAGGATGATCGTCACAGCCGCCGAACAGATAAGAAGCTTTTCCAGTTTGAAGAGATGTGGTTAAGCGACCCACGCTGTTCTGAAGTAGTGCAAGAATCTTGGCAAGAAGGCCTTTCTAAATCGGATGGCCTCCATATCACAAATTGCCTTGAAACTTGCCGAGCTAGGTTGCAAACCTGGAACAAAACAGAGTATGGCCATGTGGGACGAAAGATACAGTACCTACACAAAAAATTGCAAATGTTGGAAAATCAAGCCCATTGTGTGGAAACTGACAGAGAGATATATGAAGTCCGAAAGATGCTAAACACTTGGCTAGATGCTGAAAACACCATGTGGAAGCAACGATCACGGAATTTTTGGCTCACTGATGGGGACCGCAACACAAGTTTTTTCCATACTAAAGCCACAAACCGCAAGCAGCGAAACACAATCCATGGTATCTGTGACTCAGATGGTAATTGGCAGGAAGATGATCAACAAGTGGAGAATATCATTGTGGGCTATTTCACGGACATTTTCCGCACACAAGGGGAGACCGACTCAACCACTCTCATTGAAGCCATAGAACCAGTGGTCACCACTAACATGAATGACTCCCTTACCCAAGAGTTCAATGCTGAGGAAGTACACAGCTTTAAAACAGATGCACCCCAAGAAATCTCCAGGACCTGA